GGTAGCGCACCCAAGATGATGGGCGCAACTGCCATCCAATTGGCTTTGGTTCCCGGTTCCTGAAGATGTTTGATTGTGGTGTTGTAGACGTATCTCGAAACACCAAACCATTGCTTCAGGAGCGCTTTTTGATCAGGGGTTAGGAAGACTCGGATCTTCCTGGATCGCCTTCCGGTAGCTTCTGAGTCCGGGCATTCGACGAGAGAAGAGGTGAAGGATGGCGAGCAGATCCGCTGTGAGTTCGGATTCTGAGCAGTGAACAGATTGGTCGAGAACCATGAGTTCGCCACCGTTTTGTTGAACCATGAACTCGAACAGCTCGAATCCGAATCGGCAGAGTCGATCGCGGCAGGCAACCACAATTTGGAGCTGATCGCCGCGCATGAGTCTGACCAGTAGGGATTGCAATCCTTTCCGCTTGAAGTTGAGACCTGATCCGATGTCTTGGATGATTTCGGCATCGGGGTAGCGATCGCGCATGAACTGGACTTGTCTTGCGAGATCGTCTCGTTGCTTGGCTGAACTGACGCGGC
This region of Limnothrix sp. FACHB-406 genomic DNA includes:
- a CDS encoding helix-turn-helix domain-containing protein, giving the protein MCSPSFTSSLVECPDSEATGRRSRKIRVFLTPDQKALLKQWFGVSRYVYNTTIKHLQEPGTKANWMAVAPIILGALPEWAKSVPYQIKKIAVKDACTAVREAKKSFKKDGQIR
- a CDS encoding IS607 family transposase, with protein sequence MAYIPLRKAVEFLGLHPNTLRKYADEGKIETIRNEAGQRLYNVESYGRKATRSTVVCYCRVSSAKQRDDLARQVQFMRDRYPDAEIIQDIGSGLNFKRKGLQSLLVRLMRGDQLQIVVACRDRLCRFGFELFEFMVQQNGGELMVLDQSVHCSESELTADLLAILHLFSRRMPGLRSYRKAIQEDPSLPNP